A region of Brevundimonas sp. NIBR10 DNA encodes the following proteins:
- a CDS encoding UDP-N-acetylmuramoyl-L-alanyl-D-glutamate--2,6-diaminopimelate ligase — translation MTAAGVPSIRLSDLLRRDVSSDPFITGVTADSRKVAPGSLFVALPGSVTDGRAFISQALAQGAAAVLAPADTPEGSAPLLVTSGDVRRAYALAARSFYGTQPATCVAVTGTNGKTSVATFCRQIWASLGLKSASMGTLGVVGQKGDKTYTLTGAGLTSPDAADAARLMAELAAKGVTHLALEASSHGVDQRRLDGVSLKAAGFTNLTQDHLDYHGTMESYRNAKLRLFETLLARGRTAVLNADSDHYSSFASASIMSGLGIMGVGQRGRDLALIGRTATPEGQRLSIDVRGQVHDILLPLAGAFQASNALVAAGLCIAAGESADRVLGALEGLTGAAGRLQRVAGGDRGGEVYVDYAHTPDGLETVLTALRPHATGRLIVVFGAGGDRDRGKRPLMGAIAGRLADIAIVTDDNPRSEKASAIRADVRKGCPDALEIGDRREAIRHAISTMRDGDVVVIAGKGHEQGQIVAGVTHPFDDATEAAEALSIHA, via the coding sequence ATGACCGCCGCCGGTGTCCCCTCCATCAGGCTGTCCGACCTGCTGCGTCGCGATGTGTCCTCCGACCCGTTCATCACGGGCGTGACGGCCGACAGCCGCAAGGTCGCGCCGGGCTCGCTGTTCGTCGCCCTGCCTGGCAGCGTCACAGACGGCCGCGCTTTCATCTCCCAGGCCCTCGCCCAAGGGGCCGCCGCCGTGCTCGCACCCGCCGATACCCCCGAAGGCTCCGCACCGCTGTTGGTGACGTCGGGCGATGTGCGTCGGGCCTATGCGCTGGCGGCGCGCAGCTTCTACGGAACCCAGCCTGCGACCTGCGTCGCCGTCACCGGCACCAACGGCAAGACCTCGGTCGCCACCTTCTGTCGCCAGATCTGGGCGTCGCTGGGGCTCAAGTCCGCCAGCATGGGCACCCTGGGCGTCGTCGGTCAGAAGGGCGACAAGACCTACACCTTGACCGGCGCGGGCCTGACCAGCCCCGATGCCGCCGACGCGGCCCGGCTGATGGCCGAACTGGCGGCTAAGGGGGTCACTCACCTGGCGCTGGAGGCGTCGTCGCACGGCGTGGATCAGCGGCGGCTGGACGGGGTGTCGCTGAAGGCGGCGGGGTTCACCAACCTGACCCAGGACCACCTCGACTATCACGGCACGATGGAGTCCTATCGCAACGCCAAGCTGCGGCTGTTCGAGACCCTGCTGGCGCGCGGCCGGACCGCCGTACTCAACGCGGACTCGGATCACTATTCCAGCTTCGCCTCGGCCAGCATCATGTCCGGTCTCGGCATCATGGGCGTGGGCCAGCGCGGTCGCGACCTGGCCCTGATCGGCCGGACGGCGACGCCCGAAGGGCAGCGCCTGTCGATCGATGTGCGCGGCCAGGTCCACGACATCCTGTTGCCGCTCGCCGGCGCGTTTCAGGCCTCGAACGCTCTGGTCGCGGCGGGGCTGTGCATCGCGGCGGGCGAAAGCGCCGACCGGGTTCTGGGTGCGCTCGAGGGACTGACGGGCGCGGCCGGGCGGTTGCAGCGGGTGGCCGGGGGCGACCGGGGCGGCGAGGTCTATGTCGACTATGCCCACACGCCCGACGGGCTGGAGACCGTGCTGACGGCACTGCGGCCCCATGCGACGGGACGGCTGATCGTGGTGTTCGGCGCGGGCGGGGATCGGGACCGGGGCAAGCGACCCCTGATGGGTGCCATCGCCGGGCGGCTGGCCGACATCGCCATCGTCACCGACGACAACCCTCGCTCGGAGAAGGCCTCGGCGATCCGGGCGGATGTCCGGAAGGGCTGCCCCGATGCGCTGGAGATCGGCGACCGCCGCGAGGCCATCCGCCACGCGATTTCGACGATGCGCGACGGAGATGTGGTGGTCATCGCCGGAAAAGGGCATGAGCAGGGTCAGATCGTCGCCGGGGTGACCCACCCCTTCGACGACGCCACCGAAGCCGCCGAAGCCCTGAGCATTCATGCCTGA
- the murF gene encoding UDP-N-acetylmuramoyl-tripeptide--D-alanyl-D-alanine ligase: MPDTTPPLWTAAEIADATGGRLKGGDFDVHGITYNSREIAPGDLFLALKGARDGHEFAASAFTAGAAGALVEHAIEGGPHVIVPDTLRGLEALGAAARDRAPQVRRGAVTGSVGKTSVTQAIKAGLDLAGPAHASIKSYNNHIGVPLTLARMPRDTERAVFEIGMNAPGEIAPLSKMVLPHAACVTTVGPVHIEGFSDGETGVAREKAAIFQGLGPGGVAVINGDNPWVDMLRESALRQGARIAQFGSGPEQDARLLDFVPGPEGARVTAEIWGRTHVFTLKQSGFHWGLNSLAVILMLDALDVPVETAFEALATFEPLAGRGEIRSVNGPHGAFTLIDESYNANPLSMRAGFLSLGARPVRTGGRRIVVLTDMLELGDQSVALHAGLAETIDAAGLDLVHAAGPQMRHLYDALPESRRGVWTETAAELAQQAAELAAYGDIVMVKGSNGSKASLVAKALAALGATR; the protein is encoded by the coding sequence ATGCCTGACACGACCCCGCCGCTGTGGACTGCGGCCGAGATCGCCGACGCCACCGGCGGCCGCCTCAAAGGCGGCGACTTCGACGTCCATGGCATCACCTACAACAGCCGCGAGATCGCCCCCGGAGACCTGTTCTTGGCGCTGAAGGGCGCGCGGGACGGGCACGAGTTCGCGGCCTCCGCCTTCACCGCAGGGGCTGCCGGGGCTTTGGTCGAACACGCCATCGAGGGCGGGCCGCACGTGATCGTTCCAGACACGCTGAGAGGGCTGGAGGCACTGGGTGCCGCCGCCCGTGATCGCGCCCCCCAGGTGCGGCGTGGCGCCGTGACCGGCAGCGTCGGCAAGACCAGCGTGACCCAGGCGATCAAGGCGGGCCTGGATCTGGCCGGGCCCGCCCACGCCTCGATCAAGAGCTACAACAACCATATCGGCGTGCCCCTGACGCTCGCCCGGATGCCGCGTGACACCGAGCGGGCGGTGTTCGAGATCGGCATGAATGCGCCGGGCGAGATCGCACCCCTGTCGAAGATGGTCCTGCCCCACGCCGCCTGTGTCACCACGGTCGGCCCGGTCCATATCGAGGGGTTTTCCGACGGCGAGACCGGGGTGGCGCGCGAGAAGGCGGCGATCTTCCAGGGGCTGGGTCCCGGCGGCGTCGCGGTCATCAACGGCGACAATCCCTGGGTCGACATGCTGCGCGAGAGCGCCCTGCGCCAAGGTGCGCGGATTGCCCAGTTCGGATCGGGGCCGGAACAGGATGCGCGGCTACTGGACTTCGTGCCGGGCCCGGAGGGGGCGCGGGTCACGGCGGAAATCTGGGGCCGCACTCATGTATTCACCCTGAAGCAGTCGGGCTTTCACTGGGGCCTGAACTCCCTGGCCGTTATCCTGATGCTGGATGCGCTGGACGTGCCGGTCGAGACGGCGTTCGAGGCGCTGGCGACCTTCGAGCCCCTGGCCGGGCGCGGCGAGATCCGCTCGGTGAACGGGCCGCATGGGGCCTTCACCCTGATCGACGAGAGCTACAACGCCAATCCGCTGTCGATGCGGGCGGGGTTCCTGAGCCTCGGCGCGCGGCCGGTGCGGACGGGCGGACGGCGGATCGTGGTCCTGACCGACATGCTGGAGTTGGGCGATCAGTCGGTGGCCCTGCACGCCGGGCTGGCCGAGACCATCGATGCCGCCGGGCTCGATCTGGTCCACGCGGCGGGCCCGCAGATGCGCCATCTGTACGACGCCCTGCCCGAAAGCCGCCGCGGCGTCTGGACCGAAACCGCCGCCGAACTGGCGCAGCAGGCCGCCGAGCTGGCCGCCTATGGCGACATCGTTATGGTCAAGGGATCGAACGGCTCCAAGGCCTCGCTGGTCGCGAAGGCCTTGGCTGCATTGGGCGCGACGCGGTAG
- the mraY gene encoding phospho-N-acetylmuramoyl-pentapeptide-transferase has protein sequence MFYLLYLQFADVAKDYPLLHLIQYQTVRVALAMATAMIVAVAMGSRFINWIRAKQGKGQPIREDGPVSHLSKVGTPTMGGLMILAGIGVAVFLWGDLTNPYIWIVSFVTAAFGVLGFVDDYAKVTKQTSAGLTSKQKLLAQLVVAVIAGVLTVLWMTQSPTSPGLETSIAFPFFKDVLLNVGWFYVAFAAFTIVGFSNAVNLTDGLDGLAIVPVMMAAAAFGIITYLVGNFIFSDYLGVHHVPGAGELAIFCAAIIGGGVGFLWYNAPPAKIFMGDTGSLALGGALGSMAVATKHELVLGIVGGLFVIEAASVMIQVGYFKLTKRRIFLMAPIHHHFEKLGWPESTVVIRFWIVAAMLALLGLATLKLR, from the coding sequence ATGTTTTATCTACTTTACCTGCAGTTCGCCGACGTCGCGAAGGACTATCCGCTCCTTCACCTGATCCAGTACCAGACGGTGCGGGTGGCCCTGGCCATGGCCACGGCGATGATCGTGGCGGTGGCCATGGGGTCGCGTTTCATCAACTGGATCCGCGCCAAGCAGGGCAAGGGCCAGCCGATCCGCGAGGATGGGCCCGTCAGCCACCTGTCCAAGGTCGGCACCCCCACCATGGGCGGGCTCATGATCCTGGCCGGCATCGGCGTGGCGGTGTTCCTGTGGGGCGACCTGACCAATCCCTATATCTGGATCGTCAGCTTCGTGACGGCCGCCTTCGGGGTGCTAGGCTTCGTCGATGACTATGCCAAGGTCACGAAACAGACCTCGGCCGGGCTGACCTCGAAACAGAAGCTGCTGGCGCAACTCGTGGTCGCGGTGATCGCGGGCGTCCTGACCGTGCTGTGGATGACCCAGTCGCCGACCTCGCCGGGGCTGGAGACCTCGATCGCGTTTCCGTTCTTCAAGGACGTGCTGCTGAACGTGGGCTGGTTCTACGTGGCCTTCGCTGCCTTCACGATCGTCGGATTTTCCAATGCGGTGAACCTGACGGACGGGCTGGACGGGCTGGCCATCGTCCCGGTGATGATGGCAGCGGCGGCCTTCGGGATCATCACCTATCTGGTCGGCAACTTCATCTTCTCGGACTACCTCGGTGTCCATCATGTGCCGGGCGCGGGCGAGCTGGCCATCTTCTGCGCGGCCATCATCGGCGGGGGCGTGGGCTTCCTCTGGTACAACGCCCCGCCGGCCAAGATCTTCATGGGCGACACCGGCTCGCTGGCGCTGGGCGGTGCCCTGGGCTCGATGGCGGTGGCAACCAAGCACGAACTGGTACTCGGCATCGTGGGCGGCCTGTTCGTTATCGAGGCCGCCTCGGTCATGATCCAGGTCGGCTATTTCAAGCTGACCAAGCGGCGCATCTTCCTGATGGCGCCGATCCACCACCATTTCGAGAAGCTGGGCTGGCCGGAATCGACGGTTGTCATCCGCTTCTGGATCGTCGCCGCCATGCTGGCCCTGCTGGGGCTGGCGACCCTCAAGCTTCGCTGA
- the murD gene encoding UDP-N-acetylmuramoyl-L-alanine--D-glutamate ligase has translation MIAVPGFQGRRVAVFGLGRSGITAARALQAGGATPILWDDGVSGRMQAEAEGFAVEDLTTADWSAFAALVLSPGAPLTHPKPHWTVEKARAAGVPVIGDIELFARAIDTVPASLRPRVIAITGTNGKSTTTALIGWVLKQAGLKVAIGGNIGIGVLALSAPAEVEVYVVETSSYQLDLTTSFAPDVAILTNVSPDHLDRHGGMEGYVAAKRRLFQVMTPDKVALIGVDDDWGWGVVNALNDRRLRVSTITTRTPPEYLDPNGGMPVDQMADRLPDQIPAFDQGRFIIVDATGGRIVADGIAIADLKPARSLPGRHNAQNAAFAYAAARAVGVSHDAAVEGLMTFPGLAHRMETVGHLGPIRFVNDSKATNADAARQALSSYPSVFWIAGGVPKDGGIDDLADLFGRVTKAYLIGQSAEDFAVTLGTTPHVVCGTMEAAVAGAAADAQVAGGEQIVLLSPACASFDQYPDFEARGEAFRAAVLNQGATPLRS, from the coding sequence ATGATCGCCGTTCCGGGATTCCAGGGTCGCCGCGTCGCCGTCTTCGGCCTGGGCCGATCCGGGATCACGGCGGCGCGGGCGCTGCAGGCGGGCGGGGCCACGCCCATCCTGTGGGACGACGGGGTCTCGGGCCGAATGCAGGCCGAGGCCGAGGGGTTCGCGGTCGAGGACCTGACCACCGCCGACTGGTCCGCGTTCGCGGCGCTGGTCCTGTCGCCGGGCGCGCCCCTGACCCATCCCAAGCCGCACTGGACGGTCGAGAAGGCCAGGGCGGCGGGCGTCCCGGTCATCGGCGACATCGAACTGTTCGCCCGCGCCATCGACACGGTCCCGGCCTCGCTCAGGCCCCGCGTCATCGCAATCACCGGCACCAACGGCAAGTCCACGACCACGGCCCTGATCGGCTGGGTGCTGAAACAGGCGGGGCTGAAGGTCGCGATCGGCGGCAATATCGGCATCGGTGTCCTGGCCCTGTCGGCCCCGGCCGAGGTCGAGGTCTATGTGGTCGAGACGTCGTCCTATCAGTTGGACCTGACCACCAGTTTCGCGCCCGACGTGGCGATCCTGACGAACGTCTCGCCCGACCATCTTGACCGGCACGGCGGCATGGAGGGCTATGTCGCGGCCAAGCGGCGGCTGTTCCAGGTGATGACGCCCGACAAGGTCGCCCTGATCGGGGTCGATGACGACTGGGGCTGGGGCGTGGTCAACGCCCTGAACGACCGTCGTCTGCGGGTCTCGACCATCACGACCCGGACGCCGCCGGAGTATCTCGATCCTAACGGCGGCATGCCCGTGGACCAGATGGCCGACCGCCTGCCGGACCAGATCCCGGCCTTCGACCAGGGCAGGTTCATCATCGTGGATGCCACGGGCGGGCGGATCGTCGCCGACGGCATCGCCATCGCGGACCTGAAGCCCGCGCGCTCGCTGCCCGGCCGCCACAACGCCCAGAACGCCGCCTTCGCCTATGCCGCCGCCCGCGCTGTGGGGGTGTCGCATGACGCGGCGGTCGAGGGTCTGATGACCTTTCCGGGTCTGGCGCACCGGATGGAGACGGTCGGCCATCTGGGCCCCATCCGCTTCGTCAACGATTCCAAGGCGACCAACGCCGATGCGGCGAGGCAGGCCCTGTCGTCCTACCCCTCCGTCTTCTGGATCGCCGGCGGGGTGCCCAAGGACGGCGGCATCGACGACTTGGCCGATCTCTTCGGTCGCGTGACCAAGGCCTATCTCATCGGCCAGTCCGCCGAGGATTTCGCCGTGACGCTCGGCACTACGCCGCACGTCGTCTGCGGGACCATGGAAGCCGCCGTCGCCGGAGCCGCCGCAGACGCCCAGGTCGCCGGCGGGGAACAGATCGTCCTCCTGTCCCCCGCCTGCGCCAGTTTCGACCAGTATCCCGACTTCGAGGCGCGCGGAGAGGCGTTCCGGGCGGCGGTTCTTAACCAAGGCGCTACCCCTTTGCGTTCATGA